The Candidatus Neptunochlamydia vexilliferae genome has a window encoding:
- the ruvX gene encoding Holliday junction resolvase RuvX, whose translation MAKKTRVLGIDFGMKRIGLARSDLSRMIASPLKTILAAKTLEGTVDLILKELDEVDTIVMGLPLLLSGKDSETTTTVRKFATLLEEASGLPLILWDERLTSKQVERLLMEDKMSRKKRAAHVDTMSATLILQNYLDSLPI comes from the coding sequence ATGGCAAAAAAAACTCGTGTACTGGGGATTGATTTTGGAATGAAGCGGATTGGGCTTGCCCGCTCCGATCTCTCCCGGATGATCGCCTCTCCCCTCAAAACGATCCTCGCTGCTAAAACCCTCGAAGGGACGGTCGACCTGATTCTCAAAGAGCTTGATGAAGTAGACACCATCGTTATGGGACTCCCCCTTCTCCTCTCTGGAAAAGACAGCGAAACCACCACCACTGTCCGGAAGTTTGCCACCCTCCTTGAAGAGGCCAGTGGCCTCCCCCTCATCCTCTGGGATGAGCGGCTCACCTCCAAGCAGGTGGAGCGCCTCCTCATGGAGGACAAAATGAGCCGAAAGAAACGGGCTGCCCACGTCGATACGATGAGCGCTACCCTCATCCTCCAGAATTATCTCGATAGTCTACCAATCTAA